One window from the genome of Cricetulus griseus strain 17A/GY chromosome 2, alternate assembly CriGri-PICRH-1.0, whole genome shotgun sequence encodes:
- the Exosc3 gene encoding exosome complex component RRP40 isoform X2, with the protein MPEAATTPAMAEVLSVGKESVAGCRARVAHNVLNQVVLPGEELVLPEHEDVDGLGGAGEQPLRLNSGARPRLRVVCGPGLRRCGDRLLVTKCGRLRHKEPGGGGGGVYWVDSQQKRYVPVKGDHVIGIVIAKSGDIFKVDVGGSEPASLSYLAFEGATKRNRPNVQVGDLIYGQCVVANKDMEPEMVCIDSCGRANGMGVIGQDGLLFKVTLGLIRKLLAPDCEIVQELGKLYPLEIVFGMNGRIWVKAKTIQQTLILANVLEACEHMTTDQRKQIFARLAES; encoded by the exons ATGCCGGAAGCTGCGACGACTCCTGCTATGGCTGAAGTACTGTCGGTTGGGAAAGAATCGGTGGCCGGCTGCCGGGCGCGGGTAGCGCACAACGTGCTGAATCAGGTGGTtctccctggggaggagctggTGCTGCCGGAGCACGAGGACGTAGACGGCCTTGGCGGCGCCGGGGAGCAGCCTTTACGTCTGAATTCGGGGGCGCGCCCGCGGCTGCGCGTCGTGTGTGGCCCGGGTTTACGACGCTGCGGGGACCGCCTGCTGGTCACCAAGTGTGGCCGCCTGCGCCACAAGGAGCCCGGAGGAGGCGGCGGTGGCGTTTACTGGGTGGATTCTCAACAGAAGCGG TACGTACCCGTGAAAGGAGACCACGTGATTGGCATAGTGATTGCTAAATCTGGAGATATATTCAAAGTTGATGTTGGAGGGAGTGAGCCAGCTTCTTTGTCTTACCTGGCATTTGAAGGAGCAACTAAAAGAAACAGACCGAATGTGCAG GTTGGAGATCTCATCTATGGCCAGTGTGTGGTTGCTAATAAAGACATGGAACCAGAAATGGTCTGTATTGACAGCTGTGGACGGGCCAATGGAATGGGTGTGATTGGACAGGATGGTCTGCTCTTCAAAGTGACTTTGGGCCTAATTAGAAA GCTATTAGCTCCAGATTGTGAAATCGTGCAGGAACTGGGAAAACTCTATCCATTGGAGATTGTGTTTGGAATGAATGGAAGAATATGGGTCAAGGCAAAAACCATTCAGCAGACTTTAATTTTGGCTAATGTCTTAGAAGCTTGTGAACACATGACCACagatcaaagaaaacaaatctttgcCAGACTGGCAGAAAGTTGA